One Salvia splendens isolate huo1 unplaced genomic scaffold, SspV2 ctg835, whole genome shotgun sequence DNA segment encodes these proteins:
- the LOC121791500 gene encoding probable serine/threonine-protein kinase SIS8 isoform X2: protein MEETTDDTRLVEGSVHNAQWWPSGLIDKLRVISLASPDETSSSKSKCQLDCGSPALHLASQILWDTGKLAEPIPDGFYFVYPERRFKELFDTIPSIDELQALDADGLRPNVILVDARKDKKLSMLKQLAVTLVRGLNPNPAAIIKKLAGLVCDFFKRPKLEPDHVRGALEAVSHALDSQGIHMLGHVKHGSCHSKAILFKVLADTVGLECMLMVGLDREGVIQRSDAYRHMSAIVVLNSSEFLVDLARSPGKLVPCSAKAVLLSHLSAGESDSAENDSYDSPIEPNSPVRAFSDQTEVEGPEHPFFRGHGRSLLGDCRHSFREYDNDINASRSVATAFVI, encoded by the exons ATGGAGGAGACAACGGATGACACTAGACTGGTGGAAGGATCAGTTCATAATGCCCAGTGGTGGCCATCAGGTCTTATTGATAAACTGCGAGTAATTTCTCTGGCTTCTCCAGATGAAACCTCAAGTTCTAAATCAAAATGTCAGCTTGACTGTGGGAGTCCAGCCCTTCATTTAGCATCACAGATTTTGTGGGACACTGGAAAGCTAGCAGAACCAATTCCGGATGGTTTCTACTTCGTCTATCCA GAAAGAAGATTCAAGGAGCTTTTTGATACTATTCCCTCCATAGATGAGCTCCAGGCTTTGGATGCTGATGGGCTCAGGCCCAATGTTATTCTTGTTGATGCACGTAAAGATAAGAAGCTTTCTATGTTAAAGCAGCTAGCTGTCACATTGGTGAGGGGACTCAATCCAAATCCTGCCGCCATAATCAAGAAGCTAGCTGGATTG GTCTGTGATTTCTTCAAAAGACCCAAATTGGAACCCGATCATGTGAGAGGCGCACTAGAAGCGGTCTCTCATGCATTGGATAGTCAAGGTATCCATATGCTGGGCCATGTAAAGCATGGATCTTGCCATTCCAAAGCTATCTTATTCAAAGTTCTTGCTGACACTGTTGGCCTGGAATGTATGCTTATGGTG GGTTTAGATAGAGAAGGGGTAATACAGCGATCAGACGCGTATAGGCACATGTCTGCCATAGTTGTTTTAAATTCTAGTGAATTTTTGGTTGATCTTGCACGTAGCCCTGGGAAATTGGTGCCATGCTCAGCCAAGGCAGtccttctctctcatctctctgcTGGTGAGAGTGATTCTGCTGAAAATGATTCATATGATTCACCTATTGAACCAAATAGTCCAGTGCGTGCATTTTCAGATCAAACAGAAGTTGAAGG TCCCGAGCATCCTTTCTTCCGTGGACATGGGCGATCTTTGCTTGGAGATTGCAGGCATTCATTCCGAGAGTATGACAATGATATTAACGCATCAAGGTCTGTAGCTACAGCATTTGTAATATGA
- the LOC121791500 gene encoding probable serine/threonine-protein kinase SIS8 isoform X1: protein MEETTDDTRLVEGSVHNAQWWPSGLIDKLRVISLASPDETSSSKSKCQLDCGSPALHLASQILWDTGKLAEPIPDGFYFVYPERRFKELFDTIPSIDELQALDADGLRPNVILVDARKDKKLSMLKQLAVTLVRGLNPNPAAIIKKLAGLVCDFFKRPKLEPDHVRGALEAVSHALDSQGIHMLGHVKHGSCHSKAILFKVLADTVGLECMLMVGLDREGVIQRSDAYRHMSAIVVLNSSEFLVDLARSPGKLVPCSAKAVLLSHLSAGESDSAENDSYDSPIEPNSPVRAFSDQTEVEGLSHSEPNVANSFWRRSRKKTIAEQRTASSSPEHPFFRGHGRSLLGDCRHSFREYDNDINASRSVATAFVI, encoded by the exons ATGGAGGAGACAACGGATGACACTAGACTGGTGGAAGGATCAGTTCATAATGCCCAGTGGTGGCCATCAGGTCTTATTGATAAACTGCGAGTAATTTCTCTGGCTTCTCCAGATGAAACCTCAAGTTCTAAATCAAAATGTCAGCTTGACTGTGGGAGTCCAGCCCTTCATTTAGCATCACAGATTTTGTGGGACACTGGAAAGCTAGCAGAACCAATTCCGGATGGTTTCTACTTCGTCTATCCA GAAAGAAGATTCAAGGAGCTTTTTGATACTATTCCCTCCATAGATGAGCTCCAGGCTTTGGATGCTGATGGGCTCAGGCCCAATGTTATTCTTGTTGATGCACGTAAAGATAAGAAGCTTTCTATGTTAAAGCAGCTAGCTGTCACATTGGTGAGGGGACTCAATCCAAATCCTGCCGCCATAATCAAGAAGCTAGCTGGATTG GTCTGTGATTTCTTCAAAAGACCCAAATTGGAACCCGATCATGTGAGAGGCGCACTAGAAGCGGTCTCTCATGCATTGGATAGTCAAGGTATCCATATGCTGGGCCATGTAAAGCATGGATCTTGCCATTCCAAAGCTATCTTATTCAAAGTTCTTGCTGACACTGTTGGCCTGGAATGTATGCTTATGGTG GGTTTAGATAGAGAAGGGGTAATACAGCGATCAGACGCGTATAGGCACATGTCTGCCATAGTTGTTTTAAATTCTAGTGAATTTTTGGTTGATCTTGCACGTAGCCCTGGGAAATTGGTGCCATGCTCAGCCAAGGCAGtccttctctctcatctctctgcTGGTGAGAGTGATTCTGCTGAAAATGATTCATATGATTCACCTATTGAACCAAATAGTCCAGTGCGTGCATTTTCAGATCAAACAGAAGTTGAAGG ATTATCCCACAGTGAACCAAATGTAGCAAATTCCTTTTGGAGGCGTAGTCGAAAGAAAACAATAGCTGAACAAAGGACCGCAAGTTCAAG TCCCGAGCATCCTTTCTTCCGTGGACATGGGCGATCTTTGCTTGGAGATTGCAGGCATTCATTCCGAGAGTATGACAATGATATTAACGCATCAAGGTCTGTAGCTACAGCATTTGTAATATGA